TTGTTATTTGACAACATGCTTACAAAAAACATTATTATTACCACTAAAAGCATGATATTTCTAGCATTTCTTCCGATAAAGTTCACATAAATTCCTCCTTTTATAAGATTAATCAAACTAATAATATATACATTATATTAAAATTTAGAACATTTTAATATATTTACATTGGAAAAATATACTAAAAATTGTAATATATTACTAAAATTGTAAAGGGTGGAATGAAGTGAAGGTTTTGTCAAGAAGTTTATCATTATTAATAGTATTCTCCATGCTACTATCTTTTGGTATTGGAGAATTCATCGCAAATGCAGAGGAAATTTTAGATGAACAACCAATTGTTTCAGTTAGTGAAGAAGAATTTTTAAGCGATGCTAGCTTAGAAGAGCAACTAAATGAGTCTATTAATGTTTTAACTGCAATCGAAAACTTGCCAGATAGTGTAATTGCATCAGGTCCCAACGCTATATATAATTGGTTAAAGTATAATACCAAGGGTGTTCCGAGAAGTTATTATACATTATTGGGTAGTGGAGATTCTGCAGCTATTCAAATAGTAAAACCTACATCAAGCTTTGGAAGTGTAGGCATGAACAATGATGTTGAAGAACCAATCTATCTTGATGCCAGTGTAGGGGCATGTGTTGCTGCAATAGGGGTAGCAGTTCTTTCAAATGCAATTCCTATTGCTAAAATCCTTAAAATTAAATCTGCTTTAAAAACAGTAGGTGGAGCAACTAAGTTGGTAACTAAGTTAATAACTGAATATAGAGAGTATAGAAAATTTGGATATAGTAGAAAGGCCTCTTTTCAAGAAGCGTGGTACTTTGCTACAAATGCCTATGGTTCTGACCTTAGAAATACATTACTCACATTATTTAACATAGGGGATGTATACTATAATTGTTTTGGATAGTCCAAATAATTATTAAACTAAATAGCCAGGGCAATTAGACCCTGGCTTATTTGCCCGAGGGGCTAGGCGCTGGAGCTGAACAATTCTTGAAGTCGAATTATATATTTCTTAATAAGTAAAAAAAGCTGGCAGAGTAGTTTCTCCCAGCTTTCGTTTTATCGTTTTTGCAATTCCTGTTGTAATAGTTGGTTGACCATTTGTGGGTTGGCCTGTCCTTTTGTTGCTTTCATCAGCTGACCAACAAGGAAGCCCACTGCTTTACTTTTTCCATCCTTGAAATCCTCTACTGATTTCGGGTTGGCATCAAGTACTTCTGCAATAATCTTGAGGAGCGTTCCCTCATCGGAAATTTGCACAAGTCCTTTGTCCTTCACGATTTGTTCCGCATCGCCGCCGTTTTCAATTAATTCTTTAAAAACAGTCTTTGCGATTTTGGATGAAATCGTACCATTTTCAATTAGCTTAATCATACTTGCTAAACCTTCTGGAGTTAACGCAACTTGATCAAGTTCTTTACCTTCCGCATTGAGATAGGCAGAAACGTCACCCATAATCCAGTTCGATGCAAGCTTGGCATCTGCCCCACCAGCTACTGTTGCCTCAAACAAATCAGCCATTTCCTTAGTCACTGTTAAAACCTTGGCATCGTATACAGGCAGACCTAACTCTTCGGTATACCGTTTCTGACGCTGGTCTGGCAGTTCAGGAATTTCAGCGCGAATCCGTGCTTTCCAGTCCTCATCAATATATAAATCCAATAAGTCTGGCTCTGGGAAGTATCGGTAATCATCGGATCCTTCTTTTACACGCATGAGAATGGTTGACCCAGTTGCCTCATCAAAACGGCGTGTTTCCTGTTCAATTTTTCCACCGGATGAAACTACTTCTCG
The window above is part of the Bacillus sp. SORGH_AS_0510 genome. Proteins encoded here:
- the gatB gene encoding Asp-tRNA(Asn)/Glu-tRNA(Gln) amidotransferase subunit GatB, producing the protein MEFETVIGLEVHVELKTESKIFSASPNHFGAEPNTNTSVIDLGYPGVLPVLNKKAVEFGMKAAMALNCEVATHTKFDRKNYFYPDNPKAYQISQFDKPIGEHGWIEIEVNGYTKKIGITRIHLEEDAGKLNHEKGYSLCDYNRQGTPLVEIVSEPDIRTPDEAYAYLEKLKSIIQYTGVSDCKMEEGSLRCDANISIRPVGQEEFGTKTELKNLNSFNFVRKGLEYEEKRQREVVSSGGKIEQETRRFDEATGSTILMRVKEGSDDYRYFPEPDLLDLYIDEDWKARIRAEIPELPDQRQKRYTEELGLPVYDAKVLTVTKEMADLFEATVAGGADAKLASNWIMGDVSAYLNAEGKELDQVALTPEGLASMIKLIENGTISSKIAKTVFKELIENGGDAEQIVKDKGLVQISDEGTLLKIIAEVLDANPKSVEDFKDGKSKAVGFLVGQLMKATKGQANPQMVNQLLQQELQKR